A region of the Fischerella sp. PCC 9605 genome:
TTATGGTTTTAAGCCTATCAGTAGTGCTAGTTCCAGCCATTTCCAATAGCAATCTACATCAGTAAAACCAATTTCTCTCAGCCAACTGAGTTGGGTTTCCACATCTAAAAGTTTATTTGATGGATCATCTTCCTCAAGGGTTCTACCAATTGCTTGTAAAAAACACTCGTGCAGTCTTGGTGTTGGGGATGCTACATGTTCGAGGTTGCAAAAAATTCCACCTGGTTCTAACAAATGAAAGATTTCTCTATAGAGGGAAAGTTTGCGATCGTGGATGAGGTGATGGATAGCAAAACTGGAGACAACGGCATCAAATTTACCTAAATCAGGTAGTGGGTCATCTAAGTTGTGTGCAATTACTTGTACTGTAGAATCCCCAGCAAAGCGTGTTCTGGCTGCTGCCAGCATAGTCTGTGAAAAGTCTACAGCAATAGATTGAGTGTGCGGACGGTCAATTTTAAGGAGAGATAGTAAACGACCGTCCCCAGTTCCCAAATCGAGAATGCGCTTGACATTTTTGGGAACGTGTTCTAACAATACTGCTTCACCTTCTGTGCGATGGGGAATTTGATCCGCTTTTGCCAAATACGATAAGGCATGGTCTGCGGAAGTCCAAAGGTTAATTTGGTTCATCAGTAGATGTTGTTGCGCTCGTGCTTTTTCCAGTCTGCCAGTAAAAGCAACTTCAACACAGCCTAATAATTATTACAAATTTAGCAGTAAAAAGTCAAACGTTTGCAAAATTTGGGTGTTTGAAATTTGCCTTAGTTTAACTTAATGCTAAGTTAGCACTCATAGTTTATGTAATTGAAAAGACAATAACTAAAAAACTTAAGTTAAATCTTAAAATCACGATTTTCACTAGAAACACTGTTCTCAATTGGCGATACTTCTTTCTGTATTTGCTTCATTTTCTGCCAAGAATCTTGTTTGCAAGAAAACACGAAAACAAGCATCTTTCTTGACAATTATCAAGAATACTTTTGGTACAAAAAATACCTTATGGTGACAACTACCCATCAGATTTTACGATAATTAGGACTAGGATATATGATGCTCGAACAATTAAAACTAGATCGCAAGACTCAGGAAATGGTGAAGGATGCCCTCGAATATTCCGGTATGAATCTAGCTGATTTTATCCAGCAAGCTTGCCGCATATATGCCCGCACTTTAATAGCTAAATGCAGGAAGAGACAAGAGACTGACTTAACCACAATTCTCACAGCCACACTCCTGAATGATGCTGCCTACAGGACTCATCCAGGTAGAGCAGAGGAACTCACCCGACGCACTATTTTTGCCATGATGAAGCATAATAATGAGTTAGCACCAGACAACGATCATCGCTGGTGTATCACCCAAAGCGCGATCGTTGTCCTGACTGGTTCCCGTTCAAAATATGTAGGAAATGTCTTGCAAAAGTGCCAGCAAATGATTGATGAGCATAACCAAAAGTATGATTTGAACTGGTACAGTAACCGCAAAGGAGCTAGCAGAGATATTCGGAATGAAATTGATTTGGTGAAACTTGTGCCGGATGGATTGGGAGCATCCCAAATTTGCAAAAATTAGAGAGAAGGACATGATTTAAGCACTACTTTGCATTAATTCTTCGCGAATTTCTCCATCAACTGCGCCACGGTGTATGACTACTTAAATTTATCAATTAGCCAATTCTGCTGCTGCTCTTTGCATCATTTCTTCTCGCGATACCTCGCCAATTTGGCTAGCAATTGACCAGTAGTGACCACAGGGATCGACCAATCTACTGTAGCGATCGCCCCAGAACATATCATCTAGAGGCATTGTTACTGTTGCTCCTGCACTTACGGCCCGATCAAACCAAGTGTCTGCGTCATCAACTTGCAGGTGAATTGTCACAGGAGAACCATTGAGAGTAGTGGGTGATTCTAGACCATAATCAGGAAATTCATCGTGTGAAGTACCCACGCACTTCACTTTCGCTACGTGCGAGGCTTCGCGTCTCACTCGCCGTCGCTCTGTTGGGTGTATCTATCACTAGATACCCGAAACTAAATCCGGTCTGAGTCTTACACAGCGTCTCTGGTGTTGTTTACCTTTATCTAGCTATGATTTAGCAAAAAGATTCATGAATACTGAATCTATGCTCTAGTAGTAGGCAAAACATCTGGGTGATAATACTAAGGACAATTGTGCTGTCAGTGCGTATAATTTGTCATTTGAGTTCAGTTGCTAAATTATACTCAGTAGACGGTCAATGCTGGAATTATTGCAAAGCTTTTTTAATGATGGTTCGTTTATTCCCCACGGACATTGTTATCTCTGGCAGCGCGGCTTAGTTTTACTGCATCTAGTTTCCGATTCTGCGATCGCTCTTGTCTATTATTCTATTCCTGTTGCCTTAGTCTACTTTGCCAAAAATCGCAAGGATTTTCCTTTTAAATCCTTACTCTTATTATTTGGCGCTTTCATCGTCTTATGTGGTACAACCCATTTGATGGATGTTTGGACACTTTGGCATCCAACTTATTGGTTAGCAGGTTTAATCAAAGTGATCACTGCTGTTGTTTCTTTGTACACGGCGATCGCTTTGATGCCAATAATTCCTAAAGCACTAGCTTTGCCAAGTCCAGCACAACTAGAAGCAGCGAATAACGAACTCAGACTTACACTCAAGGAACTTGCAAATACTCAATCTCAACTAATTCAGAGTGAAAAAATGTCTTCTTTAGGGCAATTAGTTGCAGGTGTTGCCCATGAAATTAACAACCCGATCAACTTCATTAACGGTAATATTAATTCTACAAAAGAATATATTCAAAACTTACTTAGCTTGCTCTCACTTTACCATCAATACTATCCTGAGCCAGAACTAGAAATTCAAGCCTACGC
Encoded here:
- a CDS encoding class I SAM-dependent methyltransferase, whose amino-acid sequence is MNQINLWTSADHALSYLAKADQIPHRTEGEAVLLEHVPKNVKRILDLGTGDGRLLSLLKIDRPHTQSIAVDFSQTMLAAARTRFAGDSTVQVIAHNLDDPLPDLGKFDAVVSSFAIHHLIHDRKLSLYREIFHLLEPGGIFCNLEHVASPTPRLHECFLQAIGRTLEEDDPSNKLLDVETQLSWLREIGFTDVDCYWKWLELALLIGLKP
- a CDS encoding VOC family protein produces the protein MRREASHVAKVKCVGTSHDEFPDYGLESPTTLNGSPVTIHLQVDDADTWFDRAVSAGATVTMPLDDMFWGDRYSRLVDPCGHYWSIASQIGEVSREEMMQRAAAELAN